Genomic DNA from Klebsiella variicola:
AGGTAAAGGGTCTATAGTTATTGATGCGCTAATAAATAAGGGTACGGAGAATACCATGACCACCACCAAGCAACCTGGATTCGCACCTGCAGCTTCACCACACGCCGCCACCGCCGTTCATACGCCGGAAGAGCATATTATCGCCGGAGAGACGTCTATTCCCTCTCAGGGTGAAAACATGCCGGCCTACCACGCCCGCCCGAAAAATGCCGACGGTCCGCTGCCGATCGTTATCGTGGTACAGGAAATTTTCGGCGTGCATGAACATATTCGCGATCTTTGTCGCCGCCTGGCGCAGGAAGGCTATCTGGCTATTGCGCCTGAATTGTACTTCCGTCAGGGCGATCCGAATGAGTACCACGATATCCCGACCCTGTTCAAAGAGCTGGTTACCAAGGTGCCGGACGCGCAGGTGCTGGCGGATCTCGACCATGTCGCCAGCTGGGCGGCGCGCCACGGCG
This window encodes:
- a CDS encoding dienelactone hydrolase family protein, which translates into the protein MTTTKQPGFAPAASPHAATAVHTPEEHIIAGETSIPSQGENMPAYHARPKNADGPLPIVIVVQEIFGVHEHIRDLCRRLAQEGYLAIAPELYFRQGDPNEYHDIPTLFKELVTKVPDAQVLADLDHVASWAARHGGDAHRLLITGFCWGGRITWLYAAHNPQLKAGVAWYGKLVGEKSLNSPKHPVDIAVDLNAPVLGLYGAKDASIPQDTIETMRQALRAANATAEIVVYPEADHAFNADYRASYHEESAKDGWQRMLAWFAQYGGKKG